One stretch of Nitrospirota bacterium DNA includes these proteins:
- the secD gene encoding protein translocase subunit SecD gives MKKKVLWRLLLISITVVLAVVFFLPNTPVFQHMPEWWKKNMPGKGIVLGLDLQGGLHLVFEVEGDKAVEITTDRYASQLRELFVKKNITTDVSVSGLTITVSPSSAETKKLIADNFPIFSATESGNSTAYKILSREAQRIKDNAADQALETIRNRIDQFGVAEPTIHRQGENEIVVQLPGIRDPKRAIDLIGKTAQLEFRIVDDEAKVAAELPQSIGPGEEELLLREFAGKIPEDTEILFEKKVNTETGIVRKLPILLKKQASLTGDLLSDAKVNIDTRFSEPYVSLSFNAAGAKLFEETTGANVKKRLAIILDNTVYSAPVIQEKITGGNAQITGSFTMEEAKDLSIVLKAGALPAPLKMLQNVTVGPSLGRDSIEAGKLAAIIGTIAVVIFMIFYYRLSGVIADFALLLNIILLLGAMASLNATLTLPGIAGIILAIGMAVDSNVLMFERIRDELRAGKTPRAAVDSGYDKAFWTIFDSHVTTLITAAVLFQFGTGPIKGFAVTLSLGVSINLFTALIGTKSIFDVINSRRELKKLSI, from the coding sequence ATGAAGAAAAAGGTTCTCTGGAGATTACTGCTTATCTCCATAACAGTGGTTCTCGCAGTGGTGTTCTTCCTCCCCAACACGCCCGTGTTTCAGCATATGCCTGAGTGGTGGAAGAAAAACATGCCCGGCAAGGGTATCGTGCTCGGACTCGACCTCCAGGGCGGGCTTCATCTCGTATTTGAGGTCGAAGGTGACAAGGCAGTGGAAATCACCACAGACAGGTATGCCTCGCAGCTGAGGGAGCTGTTTGTGAAAAAAAATATCACCACTGACGTGAGCGTCAGCGGTCTGACGATAACAGTAAGCCCGTCAAGTGCCGAGACAAAAAAACTCATTGCCGATAACTTCCCGATATTTTCCGCAACTGAAAGCGGGAACAGCACTGCATACAAAATCCTGTCCAGGGAAGCGCAAAGAATAAAGGATAACGCCGCAGACCAGGCGCTCGAAACAATCCGCAACAGGATTGATCAGTTCGGGGTTGCAGAACCCACGATCCACAGGCAGGGCGAGAACGAGATCGTTGTCCAGCTTCCCGGGATAAGAGACCCGAAACGTGCCATCGACCTGATCGGGAAAACCGCGCAGCTGGAATTCAGGATTGTCGACGACGAGGCAAAGGTCGCTGCCGAGCTTCCCCAGTCGATAGGCCCTGGCGAAGAGGAACTGCTTCTCAGGGAGTTTGCGGGGAAAATCCCCGAAGATACCGAAATCCTGTTCGAAAAAAAGGTGAACACAGAAACAGGTATCGTACGAAAGTTGCCTATTCTGCTGAAAAAACAGGCCTCTCTTACCGGAGATCTGCTGAGCGATGCGAAGGTAAATATCGATACCCGGTTCAGCGAACCATATGTCTCCTTATCTTTTAATGCCGCAGGGGCAAAGCTCTTCGAGGAAACAACGGGAGCAAATGTCAAGAAGAGGCTTGCGATAATCCTCGACAACACAGTCTATTCCGCACCCGTGATCCAGGAGAAAATAACTGGAGGGAACGCACAGATCACCGGGAGCTTCACCATGGAGGAGGCCAAGGACCTGAGCATAGTGCTGAAGGCCGGCGCGCTTCCCGCACCGCTCAAAATGCTGCAGAATGTGACGGTAGGACCTTCTCTGGGAAGGGATTCCATAGAGGCAGGAAAGTTGGCGGCCATTATCGGCACAATCGCAGTCGTCATATTTATGATTTTCTATTACAGGCTTTCGGGAGTAATCGCAGACTTTGCCCTGTTACTGAACATCATTCTTCTTCTGGGGGCTATGGCGTCCCTGAACGCCACCCTGACCCTGCCCGGTATCGCCGGGATTATCCTTGCGATCGGCATGGCGGTCGACTCAAACGTGCTGATGTTCGAAAGAATACGCGATGAACTGAGGGCGGGCAAGACCCCGCGCGCCGCGGTCGATTCAGGATACGACAAGGCTTTCTGGACGATTTTCGACTCTCACGTCACCACGCTGATAACCGCAGCTGTACTGTTTCAGTTCGGTACAGGACCTATTAAGGGGTTTGCGGTAACATTGAGCCTGGGTGTCTCCATAAACCTGTTTACTGCGCTTATCGGTACAAAATCAATCTTCGACGTCATCAACAGCAGACGCGAGCTAAAGAAATTGAGCATATAG
- the secF gene encoding protein translocase subunit SecF: MIELIKNTNINFMGKRKIAFVVSGILAVIGIIAIVQIATGRANLGIDFAGGTAIQLKFDKPVVLHDVRITLENGGMKDFDLQDLPTENKILIRVKKTEQELGQVSDIITNILSQKFPENTYVVDSTTVIGPKVGSRLRADAAKAVAMAVIGILIYVAFRFQFKFGVGATVATFHDVLAVLGMFYLMGKEINLILITALLTIAGYSLTDTVVVFDRIRENLRQRQRESVEAVMNISINEVLSRTIVTSLTVLLTSISLFFFGGEVLHDFSLAMIMGVIVGTFSSVFVASPIVLLWGGKRPFAKK, encoded by the coding sequence ATGATAGAACTGATCAAGAACACAAATATCAACTTCATGGGGAAAAGAAAGATAGCCTTTGTGGTTTCCGGAATCCTGGCCGTTATCGGTATCATAGCAATAGTGCAGATCGCAACAGGCCGCGCTAACCTCGGGATAGACTTTGCCGGAGGAACCGCCATACAACTCAAGTTCGACAAGCCTGTGGTGCTGCATGATGTCCGCATCACGCTGGAAAACGGAGGGATGAAAGACTTTGATCTCCAGGATCTGCCGACAGAAAACAAGATACTGATACGGGTCAAAAAAACGGAACAGGAACTTGGCCAGGTTTCAGACATCATAACAAATATCCTCAGCCAGAAATTCCCTGAAAATACCTATGTAGTCGACTCGACCACTGTGATCGGCCCCAAGGTGGGCAGCAGGCTGAGGGCGGATGCTGCAAAGGCAGTGGCAATGGCCGTTATCGGTATCCTTATATATGTTGCGTTCAGGTTTCAGTTCAAGTTCGGGGTTGGCGCCACTGTCGCTACTTTCCACGACGTCCTCGCGGTGCTCGGGATGTTCTATCTCATGGGCAAAGAGATCAACCTCATCCTTATCACTGCCCTTCTGACGATCGCGGGATATTCGCTTACCGACACTGTCGTGGTATTCGACAGGATACGGGAAAACCTCAGACAGCGCCAGAGAGAGAGCGTTGAAGCGGTGATGAACATCAGCATCAATGAGGTGCTATCAAGGACCATTGTAACTTCCTTGACCGTTCTGCTGACATCGATCTCGCTGTTTTTCTTCGGTGGCGAGGTACTCCATGACTTCTCGCTCGCCATGATCATGGGAGTAATTGTCGGTACATTTTCTTCTGTGTTCGTGGCAAGCCCGATCGTGCTCCTGTGGGGAGGAAAAAGGCCGTTCGCTAAAAAATAG